In the genome of Bradyrhizobium arachidis, one region contains:
- a CDS encoding DUF2336 domain-containing protein, with protein sequence MTVATSLIPGLDDIVKRGDPRRRGEIARAISDLFFQDPERLRPELIDLFDNLLTDLVPHAELASRIDLAERFSRLNNAPPHLVNQLAHENDIMVAGPVLRRSPVLDDAALVEIARLKGQGHLLAMTERPVLSSVITDVLVERGDRDVVRRAAGNAGAVFSPGSYSELIKRAAQDGVLTLKIGQRSDLSGENLKELLDGTLDVIRRRLSTVVNPVRQVEIKRAMAAIEEAALPPGPRRDYSGAQRTVLALHREGHLGESALLGFAKAHKYEESIASLSAMSGVRLSILDRLIAGDRYDPILVLGRMLNLGWPTVRALVLMWYGPHRTPADADIEQARVNFTRLMPATAERVVNFWRNRQAI encoded by the coding sequence ATGACCGTTGCCACGTCGCTCATTCCCGGACTGGACGATATCGTCAAACGCGGCGACCCCAGGCGTCGTGGCGAGATCGCGCGCGCCATCTCCGACCTGTTCTTCCAGGATCCCGAAAGGCTCCGTCCCGAGCTGATCGATCTCTTCGACAATCTCCTGACCGATCTCGTCCCCCATGCCGAGCTCGCCTCGCGGATCGATCTCGCCGAGCGCTTCTCGCGCCTGAACAATGCGCCTCCGCATCTGGTCAACCAGCTCGCGCACGAAAACGACATCATGGTGGCGGGCCCCGTGCTGCGCCGCTCGCCCGTGCTCGACGACGCCGCTCTGGTCGAGATCGCGCGGCTGAAGGGCCAGGGCCATCTGCTGGCGATGACCGAGCGTCCCGTTCTGTCTTCTGTCATCACCGACGTGCTGGTCGAGCGCGGCGATCGCGACGTGGTGCGTCGCGCCGCGGGCAATGCCGGCGCCGTGTTCTCGCCCGGCAGCTATTCCGAGCTGATCAAGCGCGCGGCGCAGGACGGCGTGCTCACGCTGAAGATTGGTCAGCGCAGCGATCTCTCGGGTGAGAATCTGAAGGAGCTGCTCGACGGCACGCTCGACGTCATCCGCCGACGTCTCTCCACCGTGGTCAATCCCGTGCGTCAGGTCGAGATCAAGCGGGCCATGGCGGCGATCGAGGAGGCCGCGCTGCCGCCGGGGCCACGCCGCGATTACTCGGGCGCGCAGCGCACCGTGCTCGCACTGCACCGCGAGGGTCATCTCGGTGAGAGCGCGCTGCTCGGCTTCGCCAAGGCGCACAAATACGAGGAATCGATCGCTTCGCTGTCGGCGATGTCCGGCGTCCGCCTCTCGATCCTCGACCGCCTGATCGCGGGCGACCGTTACGATCCGATCCTGGTGCTGGGCCGCATGCTGAATCTCGGCTGGCCCACGGTGCGCGCGCTGGTGCTGATGTGGTACGGGCCGCATCGCACGCCGGCCGATGCCGACATCGAGCAGGCTCGCGTGAACTTCACGCGCCTGATGCCCGCGACGGCCGAACGCGTCGTCAATTTCTGGCGCAACCGGCAAGCGATCTGA
- the rimP gene encoding ribosome maturation factor RimP, whose translation MTEPTTGSTDAELLAEPRLVVEPGVAARVSAVATPVLEGMGYRLVRIRISGEAGCTVQIMAERPDGSMQLEDCEAISRALSPVLDVADPIDRAYRLEISSPGIDRPLVRRSDFERYSGHLVKIEMAVAHEGRKRFRGMIGAVEGDRVHLHRDDVKAGDNPDVLLTMEDIGEARLVLTDELIAESMRRGKAEERQMRRDLGLEPPQAPHAKISEKTTKNTKPKKKPAPTNTKKHRLAAERARRGEIEPDEGD comes from the coding sequence ATGACCGAACCGACCACTGGTTCCACCGATGCCGAGTTGCTGGCCGAGCCGAGGCTCGTGGTCGAGCCGGGCGTGGCGGCACGGGTATCTGCGGTCGCAACGCCTGTGCTGGAAGGCATGGGTTACCGCCTGGTGCGGATCCGCATCTCTGGCGAGGCCGGCTGCACCGTGCAGATCATGGCCGAGCGGCCGGATGGCTCGATGCAGCTCGAGGATTGCGAGGCGATCTCGCGGGCGCTGTCGCCCGTGCTCGACGTCGCCGATCCCATCGACCGCGCCTACCGGCTGGAAATCTCATCGCCGGGGATCGATCGTCCGCTTGTGCGCCGTTCCGATTTCGAGCGCTATTCCGGGCATCTCGTCAAGATCGAGATGGCGGTTGCCCATGAGGGGCGGAAGCGGTTCCGTGGCATGATCGGGGCTGTGGAAGGCGACCGCGTGCATCTGCATCGCGATGACGTCAAGGCGGGCGATAATCCCGACGTGCTCCTGACGATGGAAGACATCGGCGAGGCACGGCTGGTGCTGACCGACGAGCTGATCGCCGAATCCATGCGCCGCGGCAAGGCCGAGGAGCGGCAGATGCGCCGGGATCTCGGCCTGGAACCGCCGCAAGCACCGCACGCCAAGATCAGCGAAAAGACCACCAAGAACACCAAGCCGAAGAAGAAGCCGGCCCCGACCAATACCAAGAAGCATCGCCTGGCCGCCGAACGCGCGCGGCGTGGCGAGATCGAGCCTGACGAAGGAGACTAG
- the nusA gene encoding transcription termination factor NusA, which produces MAVSANRLELLQIADAVAREKSIDRGIVIAAMEDAIAKAARARYGSETDVHAEIDPKKGELRLSRHMLVVDKVENHSNQISLVDAQRANPGAQVGDTIADTLPPLEYGRIAAQSAKQVIVQKVREAERDRQYQEFKDRIGDIVNGVVKRVEYGSVIVDLGRGEAIIRRDEMLPREVFRNGDRVRAYIFDVRRETRGPQIFLSRTHPQFMAKLFAQEVPEIYDGIVEIKAVARDPGSRAKIGVISRDSSVDPVGACVGMRGSRVQAVVNELQGEKIDIIPWSPDIATFVVNALAPAEVSKVVIDEDRERIEVVVPDTNNQLSLAIGRRGQNVRLASQLTGWDIDILTEQEESERRQADFENSTRVFMESLNVDEVVGQLLASEGFTSVEELAMVDLKELASIEGFDEETAQELQSRAREYLEQQEAEIEARRKELGVEDAVKDVPGVTSKMLVKFGENDIKTVDDLAGCATDDLVGWTERKEGGEQTKFAGALDGLGISRDEAEAMIMQARVKAGWITEADLAKPAEEAEATEGQPA; this is translated from the coding sequence ATGGCAGTCAGCGCCAATCGACTTGAATTGCTCCAGATCGCCGACGCCGTTGCGCGCGAGAAATCGATCGACCGCGGCATCGTCATCGCCGCGATGGAGGACGCCATCGCCAAGGCCGCGCGCGCCCGTTACGGCAGCGAGACTGACGTTCATGCCGAGATCGACCCGAAGAAGGGCGAGCTGCGGCTGTCGCGCCACATGCTGGTGGTCGACAAGGTCGAGAACCACTCCAACCAGATCTCGCTGGTCGATGCGCAGCGCGCCAATCCGGGCGCCCAGGTCGGCGACACCATCGCCGACACCCTGCCGCCGCTGGAATACGGCCGCATCGCCGCTCAGTCGGCCAAGCAGGTGATCGTGCAGAAGGTGCGCGAGGCCGAGCGCGACCGTCAGTATCAGGAATTCAAGGACCGCATCGGCGACATCGTCAACGGCGTCGTCAAGCGCGTCGAATATGGCAGCGTGATCGTCGATCTCGGCCGTGGCGAAGCCATCATCCGCCGCGACGAGATGCTGCCGCGCGAAGTCTTCCGCAACGGCGACCGCGTCCGTGCCTATATCTTCGACGTCCGCCGCGAGACGCGCGGCCCGCAGATCTTCCTCTCCCGCACCCATCCGCAGTTCATGGCGAAGCTGTTCGCGCAGGAAGTGCCTGAGATCTATGACGGCATCGTTGAGATCAAGGCGGTCGCCCGCGATCCGGGCTCGCGCGCGAAAATCGGCGTGATTTCCCGCGATTCCTCGGTCGACCCGGTCGGCGCCTGCGTCGGTATGCGCGGCTCGCGCGTGCAGGCCGTGGTGAACGAATTGCAGGGCGAGAAGATCGACATCATCCCGTGGTCGCCCGACATCGCGACCTTCGTGGTCAACGCGCTGGCGCCGGCCGAAGTCTCCAAGGTCGTCATCGACGAAGACCGCGAGCGCATCGAGGTCGTGGTGCCTGACACCAACAACCAGCTCTCGCTGGCGATCGGCCGCCGCGGCCAGAACGTGCGTCTGGCCTCGCAGCTCACCGGTTGGGACATCGACATCCTGACCGAGCAGGAGGAATCGGAGCGCCGTCAGGCCGACTTCGAGAACTCCACCCGCGTCTTCATGGAATCGCTCAACGTCGACGAAGTGGTCGGCCAGCTCCTGGCGTCCGAAGGCTTCACCTCGGTTGAGGAACTCGCGATGGTGGACCTCAAGGAACTCGCCAGCATCGAAGGCTTCGACGAGGAGACCGCGCAGGAGCTCCAGAGCCGTGCCCGCGAATATCTCGAGCAGCAGGAAGCCGAGATCGAAGCCCGCCGCAAGGAGCTGGGTGTCGAGGACGCTGTCAAGGACGTCCCCGGCGTGACCTCGAAGATGCTGGTGAAGTTCGGCGAGAATGACATCAAGACGGTCGACGACCTCGCCGGCTGCGCCACCGACGATCTGGTCGGCTGGACCGAGCGCAAGGAAGGCGGCGAGCAGACCAAGTTCGCCGGTGCGCTCGACGGCCTCGGCATCTCCCGCGACGAGGCGGAAGCCATGATCATGCAGGCCCGCGTCAAGGCCGGCTGGATCACCGAGGCCGATCTCGCCAAGCCCGCTGAAGAGGCCGAGGCGACCGAAGGTCAGCCGGCTTAA